A stretch of the Lolium perenne isolate Kyuss_39 chromosome 3, Kyuss_2.0, whole genome shotgun sequence genome encodes the following:
- the LOC127342967 gene encoding cysteine protease 1, with the protein MGVGGKAAASLAMILLAFVLFASAAAAAAPDMSIISYNSAHGVRGLQRTEAEVRAMYDHWLARHRRSYNALGEFERRFRAFWANLKIVDAHNANAEAHGFRLGMNRFADLTNAEFRAAYLGGTVPRSHRLHLHAVGERYLHDGVEALPEHVDWREKGAVAPVKNQGQCGSCWAFSAVGAVEGINKIVTGDLVTLSEQELVECARNGQNSGCNGGMMEDAFDFIARNGGIDTEEDYPYTAKDGRCDHAKMIRTVVSIDDFESVPENDELSLKKAVAHQPVSVGIEAGGPEFQLYESGVFSGRCGTELDHGVVAVGYGTTDDGKDYWTVRNSWGPNWGEGGYIRMERNVTARTGKCGIAMMASYPVKTGPNPTPKPNPPEPTKPVACDRHNKCPAGSTCCCNYGVRKTCFVWGCCPAKAATCCKDGTTCCPSEYPVCNQENRTCSKSKNSPYTVEALIRTPAKRRMATPLTDLIDSMFS; encoded by the exons ATGGGGGTCGGCGGCAAGGCCGCGGCCTCGTTGGCCATGATCCTCCTGGCCTTCGTCCTCTTCGCGTCAGCAGCAGCCGCGGCGGCTCCCGACATGTCCATCATCTCGTACAACTCGGCGCACGGCGTCCGCGGGCTGCAGCGGACGGAGGCCGAGGTGCGCGCGATGTACGACCACTGGCTCGCGCGCCACCGCCGCTCCTACAACGCGCTCGGCGAGTTCGAGCGCCGGTTCCGCGCGTTCTGGGCCAACCTCAAGATCGTCGACGCCCACAACGCCAACGCGGAAGCGCACGGGTTCCGCCTCGGGATGAACCGCTTCGCCGACCTCACCAACGCCGAGTTCCGCGCCGCCTACCTCGGCGGCACCGTCCCGAGGAGCCACAGGCTCCACCTCCACGCAGTCGGGGAGAGGTACCTCCACGACGGCGTCGAGGCGCTGCCGGAGCACGTTGACTGGAGGGAGAAGGGCGCCGTCGCGCCCGTCAAGAACCAGGGCCAGTGCGGCAGCTGCTGGGCGTTCTCGGCGGTCGGCGCCGTGGAGGgcatcaacaagatcgtcacgggCGACCTGGTGACGCTGTCGGAGCAGGAGCTGGTGGAGTGCGCCAGGAACGGGCAGAACAGCGGGTGCAACGGCGGGATGATGGAGGACGCCTTCGACTTCATCGCCCGGAACGGCGGCATCGACACGGAGGAGGACTACCCGTACACGGCCAAGGACGGCAGGTGCGACCACGCCAAGATGATCCGCACGGTGGTGTCCATCGACGATTTCGAGAGCGTGCCCGAGAACGACGAGCTGTCGCTGAAGAAGGCGGTGGCGCACCAGCCCGTGAGCGTGGGCATCGAGGCCGGCGGGCCCGAGTTTCAGCTGTACGAGTCCGGGGTGTTCTCCGGCAGGTGCGGCACGGAGCTCGaccacggcgtggtggcggtgggatACGGCACGACGGACGACGGCAAGGACTACTGGACCGTGCGCAACTCGTGGGGGCCCAACTGGGGCGAGGGCGGCTACATCCGCATGGAGCGCAACGTGACCGCGCGCACCGGCAAGTGCGGCATCGCCATGATGGCCTCCTACCCCGTCAAGACCGGGCCCAACCCGACacccaagccgaacccgccggagcCGACGAAGCCGGTGGCCTGCGACCGCCACAACAAGTGCCCGGCGGGGAGCACCTGCTGCTGCAACTACGGCGTCAGGAAGACGTGCTTCGTGTGGGGGTGCTGCCCTGCCAAGGCCGCCACCTGCTGCAAGGACGGCACCACCTGCTGCCCATCGGAATACCCCGTCTGCAACCAAGAGAATCGCACTTGCTCCAAG AGCAAGAACAGCCCTTACACCGTGGAGGCACTCATCCGTACTCCGGCCAAGCGAAGGATGGCGACGCCGCTTACAGACCTGATCGACTCGATGTTCTCCTAG